The Chthoniobacterales bacterium genome includes the window AATTCCTGACCGAAATTCGTGAGCTCGATTCAGCCCTCGCGGTGTCGCCCAACGATGCCGGGTTGCTCGCAGACCGGGCGCTGCTGTTCCTGCGCTGCCAGGATTACGAGCTCGCCTTGGAAGATGCGGAGGCCGCCGGCAATCACGGACCTTGGGCGGTAAGGCCGAAGTTGTTTTATGCCCTCGCCCTGATTGCTCTCGGCCGTTCGGATGAATGCGAGAAACTCGCCGTCCATCCACTCGTCCGCCTCGAGACGCTCACCCCGGAATTTCTCGAAACCATGGGCCGGCTCGATTCGGAGATCTCGGTGGAGCCGAACAATGCGGAGCTCCATGTCTCGCGGGCCTGGCAACTGAATGAAATTGGGCAACCCGCGCTCGCCTTGCAGGACGCGGAAACGGCGGCGCGCCTAGACCCAAAGGCCGCCGGCGCCTGCGCGGAAGCGAGCTATGCGTTGACGAAGCTCGGGCGGACAACGGAAGCGATCGAGCAAATCAGGCGAGCCACGGAACTCGACCCGAGTTTGTCAACGGCATGGCAATATCGCGGCGAGCTGGAAATGGCGCGCGGCGAAACCCTTTCCGCCATCGAATCGTTCACCCACGCGATCGAGGCCAACCAGACGGTGACCGCCCTGCAAAAGCGCGAACAATGTTATCGCCGGCTCGGATTGCTCGTGAAAGCGGAGCAGGATCGCAAGGCGAGGGAGGAGATGGCTCGCGCGGCCAAATAACTAGTAAGGCATTTTGTCGATCCGGATATTGCCGCCGCGTGCTTCCAGGGAAATGACCGCCTGTGCATCAGATCCAATGACCTCCGCCACAGAGTGAACGACGTCCCCCGGGCTCGTTTTGCTCGTGCCAAAGCCATTGGCGATCTTTCCTTCGGGGGCAGTCGCGCTCAGGTTGATGGACGCGTCGCTTGGAAAAATCGCGCGAAGGCCTCCATGAGTATTGAGCGCCTTGATTGCAAACTCGTGGTTTTCCCACCAATCGTAGGCCACATCGAGTCGTCCGGTTTCGACCGAGAGATCGAGATTGCCGAAGCAATTGTGACCGATCATCCAGCCGTTCACGAGGTGGGCTTTTGCGCTGCCGCCATTCCGCAGTCCTTCCACGAGGACTTCGCCGTTGGTCAGCTCGAGTTGGGTGATCTTCGCTGTTTGCGGCACGACGATGATGTAATCCACCGTGCCGGAACGATCGCTCAGGACATTTTTCCGGGGCGGAAAACTCGTAGTAATGGCGACGCTTTTCCGGCTCGCCTTCGTATCCACGACGATTCCCTGGAGCCGTTCCGTGTTATACGCCTTCTTGATCGCCTGGACGATAACGGCCGGCCGATCGGCCGCGTAGACCCGAATCGATCCATCGGTGTTCTGAATGCTCAGAGTCACGTCCGCATCGACGTCGAACTTCTGGTCGGTGATTTCTTCGAGCGGCTCAACGGCAAAGGCCGGCGTGACGCATATGGCACACAGGACCAATGAATAAAATCTGCCGCTACTCATATCGCAACGCCACCATTGGATCGACTTTCATGGCGCGACGCGCGGGAATGTAACTGGCGAGGGCCGCGGCGGCGATGAGCAGGCCGATTACGCTGCCGTAGGTCACGACGTCTGTCGTCTGGACGCCGTAAAGCATTGTGCTGAGCAATCGAGTAAGCGCGACCGACGCCAGG containing:
- a CDS encoding tetratricopeptide repeat protein — protein: MNKALAEKSYGHAVELARRHLKLRPQDNGTWDRLVRAQFGLNDLPAVSQSLDDWRNSVSQPSPKLDEYAGDYAAAKKDAPWAVAAWRKVTAADPKNIRVWEKIARLEKTQRRWEQENDAWTAYLRVQDNAMARVNRALCRRQLHRWPEAFEDLARAQALAPTDPEVQHGGKLLQQTEKFLTEIRELDSALAVSPNDAGLLADRALLFLRCQDYELALEDAEAAGNHGPWAVRPKLFYALALIALGRSDECEKLAVHPLVRLETLTPEFLETMGRLDSEISVEPNNAELHVSRAWQLNEIGQPALALQDAETAARLDPKAAGACAEASYALTKLGRTTEAIEQIRRATELDPSLSTAWQYRGELEMARGETLSAIESFTHAIEANQTVTALQKREQCYRRLGLLVKAEQDRKAREEMARAAK